One region of Chlorobiota bacterium genomic DNA includes:
- a CDS encoding carbohydrate binding family 9 domain-containing protein — MRYLLALLCLLFCSRLLVAGGRSADAPPFSPNVLPTLEVQRTATPPTIDGKLDDPCWRDAHVATNFSEFTPGDRAKPPVNTEAMVAYDDHHLYVAFRCYDDPTAIRASFTNRDLAFNDDQVGLILDTYGDAGRAYEIFTTANGVQGDLLWTNDNEDASFDMIFESEAQITNDGYLVEMAIPFSSIRFPDQPEQKWRATFWRIHPRDSRREYSWSAISKDDPCQFCQYGTLTGIKNIKPGGKWQFLPAVIASQSATIANPNDPNSGLKNEPVKGDAGLGIRYDFTPSITGELTINPDFSQIESDNTQLGLNTTFALFYPERRPFFQEGSDLFDTWINAVYTRSINNPLVAAKLIGKSDKLSVGYIGAYDENTALLLPFEEFTGFVAGADDAPLRSVSNILRLRRAFGNNNYIGAMVTDRRLIGGGSGTTAGLDGIVRFAGNWQVETQFMLSHTKEPTDTVLTEAYRNIRFDEGRHTAKFDGETIEGTAAYVSLERGALNWSMDFDYTMSSPGFRAADGFIFNNSRHEVNLWTGYAFYPTESFIFRIQPNATIGRVWNWEGTPKDFWLRPGVSFDLKGQTNFSLAYLISHELFRGVQFPGIRRMEINISTNPWKEASAGTWMSFGRTIARSIPTPVLGRGMDISLWGTFKPFERLTIVPEAIYSNLDYPDERGNIFEATILRLRLGYQFNRELSARLVCEYVTEGELLRLEPLLTYKLNSFSVFYLGSSHAMADYPAPTGLTQTDRQLFLKFQYLWKV; from the coding sequence ATGCGCTACCTCCTTGCCTTGTTGTGCCTCCTTTTCTGCTCCCGATTGCTGGTTGCTGGCGGGCGTTCCGCCGATGCGCCCCCCTTCTCCCCCAACGTCCTCCCTACTCTTGAAGTCCAGCGCACGGCAACCCCGCCAACGATTGATGGAAAGCTGGATGACCCCTGCTGGCGCGATGCCCACGTGGCGACGAACTTCTCCGAGTTCACCCCCGGCGACCGTGCGAAGCCGCCGGTGAACACCGAAGCAATGGTGGCCTACGACGACCATCATCTGTACGTCGCCTTCCGTTGCTACGATGACCCCACGGCAATCCGTGCTTCGTTCACCAACCGGGACTTAGCCTTCAACGATGACCAGGTTGGGCTGATTCTTGACACCTACGGCGATGCCGGGCGGGCCTACGAAATTTTCACGACCGCAAACGGTGTCCAGGGCGATTTGCTTTGGACCAACGACAACGAGGATGCCAGTTTCGACATGATCTTTGAGTCGGAAGCGCAGATCACCAACGACGGCTACCTTGTGGAAATGGCGATCCCGTTCAGCAGCATCCGATTCCCTGACCAGCCGGAACAGAAGTGGCGGGCAACCTTCTGGCGGATCCACCCCCGCGACAGCCGCCGCGAATACTCCTGGTCCGCCATCAGCAAGGATGATCCTTGCCAGTTCTGCCAGTATGGAACGCTGACGGGAATCAAGAACATCAAGCCCGGGGGGAAGTGGCAATTTCTTCCGGCGGTCATCGCTTCGCAATCGGCCACGATAGCCAACCCCAACGACCCCAACAGCGGGCTGAAGAATGAGCCGGTGAAAGGGGATGCAGGGCTTGGGATCCGCTACGACTTCACCCCAAGCATCACCGGCGAGCTGACGATCAATCCCGACTTCAGCCAGATTGAATCGGACAACACCCAGCTTGGGCTGAACACCACCTTCGCCCTGTTCTACCCCGAACGCCGCCCGTTCTTCCAGGAAGGGAGCGACCTGTTCGACACGTGGATCAACGCCGTTTATACCCGCTCGATCAACAACCCGCTGGTTGCCGCAAAACTGATTGGGAAATCGGACAAACTGAGCGTTGGGTACATCGGCGCGTATGATGAGAACACGGCATTGCTGCTGCCGTTCGAGGAGTTCACCGGGTTTGTGGCAGGCGCGGACGATGCGCCGTTGCGGAGCGTCTCGAACATCCTTCGCCTGCGCCGCGCTTTTGGGAACAACAACTACATCGGCGCAATGGTCACAGACCGGCGGTTGATTGGCGGCGGGTCCGGAACCACTGCCGGGCTGGATGGAATCGTGCGGTTTGCCGGGAACTGGCAGGTGGAAACGCAGTTCATGCTTAGCCACACCAAAGAACCGACCGACACCGTGCTAACCGAGGCATACCGAAACATCCGCTTTGACGAAGGCCGCCACACCGCCAAGTTCGATGGAGAGACGATTGAGGGAACCGCCGCCTACGTTAGCCTTGAACGGGGCGCGCTGAACTGGTCCATGGACTTTGATTACACCATGAGCAGCCCCGGATTCCGCGCCGCCGATGGCTTTATCTTCAACAACAGCCGCCACGAGGTCAACCTCTGGACCGGCTATGCTTTTTACCCAACGGAGAGTTTCATTTTTAGAATCCAGCCAAACGCGACGATAGGAAGGGTTTGGAACTGGGAGGGAACGCCGAAAGATTTCTGGCTACGGCCCGGGGTGAGCTTTGACTTGAAAGGGCAGACAAATTTTTCGCTGGCATATCTGATAAGCCATGAGCTTTTCCGGGGAGTTCAGTTCCCCGGGATACGCCGCATGGAGATCAACATCTCCACCAATCCGTGGAAGGAAGCCTCGGCAGGAACGTGGATGTCGTTTGGAAGGACGATTGCGCGCTCGATCCCAACGCCGGTTCTGGGGCGCGGCATGGATATCAGTCTGTGGGGAACGTTCAAGCCGTTCGAGCGGCTGACGATTGTCCCCGAGGCGATTTACTCCAATCTGGATTATCCCGATGAGCGTGGGAATATCTTCGAGGCAACCATCCTCCGTTTGCGTTTGGGGTATCAGTTCAACCGCGAATTGTCGGCGCGGCTTGTGTGCGAGTACGTCACCGAAGGGGAGCTGCTCCGGCTGGAGCCATTGCTGACCTACAAGCTCAACTCCTTCTCGGTCTTCTATCTTGGATCCTCGCACGCCATGGCCGATTATCCCGCCCCCACAGGCCTAACCCAAACCGACCGCCAGCTGTTTCTGAAATTCCAATACCTCTGGAAAGTGTAG
- a CDS encoding transketolase: protein MATTTKNKKKESSWTLDRAEIIRDYRVAFQSRQASLLGRREVLTGKAKFGIFGDGKEVPQLAMARAFRNGDFRSGYYRDQTFMFATGMSDVQQFFAQLYAHTDAEAEPASAGRSMNGHFGTRSLNPDGSWKTLTDMPNSSADVSPTGSQMPRLVGLAYASKLYRELEELKSLTQFSRNGDEVAFGTIGNASCAEGMFWESVNAIGVLKSPAVISIWDDGYGISVPSKFQVTKADVGELLRGFQRKPETDEGYDIYVVRAWDYPALVETYLKAADTARRDHVPAIIHVVEVTQPQGHSTSGSHERYKSPERLEWEREHDCVKKMREWMIASGIATAEEIDAMEEEEKTAVMEMKERAWNAYTAPIQAAIQTVVALIGNVAEGAAEAGAIKSIADELTSLREPFFMDAVSAAARVLILTRNAPTPARTALAEWKRQQDAAAHDSFAAHLHSQSAQSAMNIPAVAPQFGPDSPMKNGSEVLNACFDAALARDPRVIAFGEDLGQLGDVNQGFAGLQAKYGALRVSDTGIRECTILGQAIGMAMRGLRPIAEIQYLDYILYALQLMSDDLATVQWRTKGGQKAPVIIRTRGHRLEGVWHAGSPMAGILHLIRGIHLLVPRNMTQAAGFYNTLLQSDEPALVVEVLNGYRLKEQLPDNIGEFTLPLGVPEILREGTDVTIVTYGACCRVALDAAELLQSAEISAEVIDVQSLLPFDRNGMIVQSLKKTNRILFLDEDVPGGASAYMMQQVIEGQEGYRWLDSQPRTLAAAPHRPAYGSDGAYWSKPNPETVFEAVYAIMNEADPKRWPGLYR from the coding sequence TTGGCAACAACCACGAAAAACAAGAAGAAGGAATCAAGCTGGACCCTGGACCGTGCGGAGATCATCCGCGATTACCGCGTTGCGTTCCAAAGCCGCCAAGCCAGCTTGCTTGGCCGCCGCGAAGTGCTTACCGGAAAGGCGAAGTTCGGCATCTTCGGCGATGGCAAAGAGGTGCCGCAGCTTGCAATGGCCCGCGCCTTCCGCAACGGCGATTTCCGCAGCGGATATTACCGCGACCAAACGTTCATGTTTGCCACGGGGATGTCGGACGTTCAACAGTTCTTTGCCCAGCTGTACGCCCACACCGATGCCGAGGCCGAACCCGCCAGCGCGGGCCGCTCCATGAACGGCCACTTTGGCACGCGCAGCCTTAACCCCGATGGCTCCTGGAAAACCCTTACCGATATGCCGAACTCCTCGGCAGACGTTTCCCCAACCGGATCGCAAATGCCCCGCCTTGTGGGGCTGGCCTATGCTTCCAAACTCTATCGCGAGCTTGAGGAGCTGAAATCGCTTACCCAATTCTCCCGCAACGGCGATGAAGTTGCCTTCGGGACGATTGGCAACGCAAGCTGCGCCGAAGGGATGTTTTGGGAATCGGTGAACGCCATTGGCGTGCTGAAATCCCCAGCAGTGATTTCTATCTGGGACGACGGCTACGGCATCTCTGTCCCCAGCAAGTTCCAGGTGACGAAAGCCGACGTTGGCGAACTGCTTCGCGGGTTCCAGCGGAAGCCCGAAACCGATGAGGGCTACGACATCTACGTGGTCCGCGCCTGGGATTATCCGGCACTGGTGGAAACCTACCTGAAGGCCGCCGACACCGCCCGCCGCGACCACGTCCCCGCAATCATCCACGTTGTGGAAGTCACCCAGCCGCAAGGCCACTCCACCTCGGGCAGCCACGAACGGTATAAATCCCCGGAACGGTTGGAGTGGGAGCGTGAGCACGATTGCGTGAAGAAGATGCGGGAGTGGATGATTGCCAGCGGCATCGCCACCGCCGAAGAAATTGACGCAATGGAGGAAGAAGAAAAGACCGCAGTGATGGAGATGAAAGAACGCGCCTGGAACGCCTACACCGCGCCAATCCAGGCTGCAATCCAAACGGTGGTTGCGTTGATTGGAAACGTTGCCGAAGGGGCAGCAGAAGCCGGGGCAATCAAGAGCATTGCCGATGAGTTGACAAGCCTGCGCGAGCCGTTCTTCATGGACGCTGTTTCGGCAGCGGCGCGTGTGCTGATCCTGACGCGCAACGCCCCCACCCCGGCCCGAACCGCCCTTGCCGAATGGAAACGCCAACAGGACGCGGCGGCGCACGATTCCTTCGCAGCCCATTTGCACAGCCAGTCGGCCCAGTCGGCCATGAACATCCCGGCGGTTGCGCCGCAGTTCGGTCCCGACTCGCCGATGAAGAACGGGTCCGAAGTTCTTAACGCCTGCTTCGATGCCGCGCTTGCCCGCGACCCACGGGTGATTGCCTTTGGGGAAGACCTTGGCCAGCTTGGCGATGTGAACCAGGGGTTTGCGGGATTGCAAGCCAAATATGGCGCGCTCCGCGTTTCCGACACCGGCATTCGCGAGTGCACAATCCTTGGCCAAGCAATCGGAATGGCGATGCGCGGGCTGCGCCCAATCGCCGAAATCCAATACCTGGATTACATCCTCTACGCCCTGCAACTGATGTCGGACGACCTTGCAACCGTGCAATGGCGGACCAAAGGGGGCCAGAAAGCGCCGGTGATTATTCGCACGCGCGGGCATCGGCTGGAGGGGGTGTGGCACGCGGGTTCCCCAATGGCGGGGATACTCCATCTGATTCGGGGCATCCATCTGCTGGTGCCGCGGAACATGACCCAGGCCGCAGGATTCTACAACACCTTGCTGCAATCGGACGAGCCTGCGTTGGTGGTGGAGGTTCTGAACGGCTATCGCTTGAAGGAGCAACTGCCCGATAACATCGGGGAGTTCACGCTGCCGCTGGGGGTGCCGGAAATTTTGCGGGAAGGGACCGATGTCACCATCGTCACCTACGGGGCCTGCTGCCGCGTGGCGTTGGACGCTGCCGAGCTTCTGCAAAGCGCGGAGATTTCGGCGGAGGTGATTGACGTGCAATCGCTTCTTCCATTCGACCGCAACGGCATGATCGTCCAGTCGCTGAAGAAAACCAACCGCATCCTCTTCCTTGATGAAGATGTCCCGGGTGGTGCGTCGGCCTACATGATGCAGCAGGTGATAGAAGGCCAAGAAGGATACCGCTGGCTGGATTCGCAGCCGCGCACGCTTGCCGCCGCGCCCCACCGCCCAGCGTACGGCTCGGACGGCGCGTACTGGTCCAAACCAAACCCGGAGACGGTGTTCGAGGCGGTGTACGCCATCATGAACGAAGCCGATCCGAAACGGTGGCCAGGGCTGTACCGGTAG
- the sbcD gene encoding exonuclease subunit SbcD, whose product MRILHTADWHLGRRLKEHYRHDEQEAVLDELCQIANEEKIDAVVIAGDVFDTYNPPTESESLFYRTMTRLSDGGRRAVIVIAGNHDSPDRLLASDPYARELGIITVGHPKEAPATFERGTERVSCIQTAPSFVRVRTPRNGELLSILALPYPSESRLREVLTRDLSDEEAALTDYNRRIKEFMEETARLFTDGGANIVASHLFVGGGIESESERPIQVGGAYAVDRQSFPASAGYVALGHLHRPQEQHGQQDLPVRYSGSILQYSMSEAGQQKSVTVVEFASDGKATYRTIPLTAGRQLVRIHVESIAELEAKIAEIGSQSWIDISLLLQEPLEPEYGRRLRADYPRIVDFNPRYHRSDAEGSELSLGSLTPEEQFRRFVHSLHQEPVSDAVMKLFLELVGTSSDEEGSEG is encoded by the coding sequence ATGCGAATTCTTCACACCGCCGATTGGCATTTGGGCCGCCGCCTTAAGGAGCACTACCGCCACGATGAGCAAGAAGCAGTTTTGGATGAGCTTTGCCAGATTGCCAACGAGGAGAAGATTGACGCAGTGGTGATTGCCGGCGATGTGTTCGACACCTACAACCCACCCACCGAATCCGAATCGCTTTTCTACCGGACGATGACCCGATTAAGCGACGGTGGGCGAAGGGCCGTGATCGTCATTGCCGGCAACCACGACAGCCCCGACCGCCTTTTGGCCTCGGACCCGTACGCCCGCGAGCTTGGCATCATCACCGTTGGCCACCCGAAGGAGGCGCCAGCAACGTTCGAGCGCGGGACCGAGCGGGTTAGCTGCATCCAAACCGCCCCTTCGTTCGTGCGGGTCCGGACCCCACGCAATGGCGAACTCCTTTCCATCCTTGCGCTCCCCTACCCTTCCGAATCCCGATTGCGCGAGGTGCTAACCCGCGACCTTTCCGACGAGGAAGCCGCGCTGACCGACTACAACCGAAGGATCAAAGAGTTCATGGAGGAAACCGCACGGCTGTTTACCGACGGCGGCGCGAACATTGTGGCAAGCCACCTGTTTGTTGGCGGCGGGATAGAGTCCGAATCGGAGCGGCCAATTCAGGTTGGAGGGGCGTATGCGGTGGACCGCCAGAGCTTCCCGGCATCGGCGGGATATGTGGCGTTGGGCCACCTGCACCGCCCGCAGGAACAGCATGGCCAGCAGGACCTTCCGGTGCGCTACTCCGGTTCGATCCTTCAATACAGCATGAGCGAGGCCGGGCAGCAGAAATCGGTGACGGTGGTGGAGTTCGCCAGCGACGGAAAGGCAACGTACCGCACAATCCCGCTGACCGCCGGGCGGCAACTGGTCCGCATCCATGTTGAAAGCATCGCCGAGTTGGAGGCAAAGATTGCCGAGATCGGCTCGCAATCTTGGATTGATATTTCCCTTCTGCTCCAGGAACCGTTGGAGCCGGAGTATGGCCGCCGGCTGCGCGCCGACTACCCGCGCATTGTGGACTTTAACCCGCGCTATCATCGTTCCGATGCTGAAGGTTCGGAGCTCAGCCTGGGGAGCCTTACGCCCGAGGAGCAGTTCCGCCGGTTCGTCCACAGCCTTCACCAGGAGCCAGTCAGCGATGCGGTGATGAAGCTGTTTTTGGAGCTGGTGGGCACAAGTTCTGACGAGGAGGGTTCGGAGGGATGA
- a CDS encoding CTP synthase → MSNTNTNTNKAKFIFITGGVLSSLGKGITSASLALLLKQRGLRVTIQKFDPYLNVDPGTMSPYQHGEVYVTDDGAETDLDLGHYERFLNQSMAQKNNTTTGQVYFEVISKERRGDYLGKTVQVIPHITDEIARRMTALADRYDIILIEIGGTVGDIESLPFLEATRQLDQKLRGNVLHIHLTYVPFIKAAGELKTKPTQHSVKTLLEIGIQPDILVCRSEHRLVKEIREKIALFCNVDRDAVIEGRDASTIYEVPLIYAQQGLDNIVLRKLGIEAPPADLKVWSNYVRRIKHPGNGTVKIGLCGKYTQYQDAYKSIIEAFVHAGAANNAHVELHWVDSENLHTPADVKNALKGIDGLLVAPGFGSRGVEGKIKAIRHVRESNIPFFGICLGMQCAVIEFARNVCGIADANSSEFAKSPNSVIDLMTDQKNVKEKGGTMRLGAYPCILGKKTRALVAYREQFISERHRHRYEVNNNFRDALTANGLVLSGVSPDGKLVEMIEIPGHPWFVGCQFHPELKSRLVEPHPLFKAFVKAALAHRDEATTVGKKKEQSKATKTVGKPAVASKKKPAKPAASKAAAPPQVSDDLPSINGDGKAKTASDIPQPEPAAV, encoded by the coding sequence ATGAGCAACACCAATACCAACACGAACAAGGCAAAATTCATCTTCATCACCGGCGGTGTCCTCTCGTCGCTGGGGAAGGGGATCACCTCGGCATCGCTTGCGTTGCTGCTGAAACAGCGTGGCCTTCGGGTGACGATCCAAAAGTTCGACCCCTACCTGAATGTTGACCCCGGCACCATGTCGCCCTACCAACATGGCGAGGTGTACGTGACCGACGACGGAGCCGAAACGGACTTGGACCTGGGCCACTACGAACGGTTCCTGAACCAGTCCATGGCCCAGAAAAACAACACCACTACGGGGCAGGTCTATTTCGAGGTTATCAGCAAGGAGCGGCGCGGCGATTATTTGGGGAAAACCGTCCAGGTGATCCCCCACATCACCGATGAAATCGCCCGGCGGATGACCGCGCTTGCCGACCGCTACGACATCATCCTGATTGAAATCGGCGGAACCGTTGGCGACATCGAATCGCTCCCTTTCCTTGAGGCCACCCGCCAGCTGGACCAGAAGCTGCGCGGAAACGTGCTCCATATCCACCTCACCTACGTCCCGTTCATCAAGGCCGCGGGGGAGCTGAAAACCAAGCCAACGCAGCACTCGGTGAAAACGTTGTTGGAGATCGGCATTCAGCCAGATATTCTGGTGTGCCGGTCCGAGCACCGGTTGGTGAAGGAGATTCGCGAGAAGATCGCCCTGTTCTGCAACGTGGACCGCGACGCAGTGATCGAGGGGCGCGATGCCAGCACCATCTACGAGGTTCCGCTGATCTACGCCCAGCAGGGGCTGGACAACATCGTGCTTCGGAAGCTGGGAATCGAAGCTCCGCCGGCGGACCTGAAAGTCTGGTCCAACTACGTCCGGCGGATTAAGCACCCGGGGAACGGGACCGTGAAAATTGGGCTGTGCGGAAAGTACACCCAGTATCAGGATGCCTATAAATCTATCATCGAGGCGTTCGTCCATGCCGGGGCCGCCAACAACGCCCATGTGGAGCTGCATTGGGTTGACAGCGAAAATCTGCACACCCCCGCCGACGTGAAAAACGCGTTGAAAGGGATTGATGGATTGCTGGTGGCGCCGGGCTTCGGCTCGCGCGGGGTGGAAGGGAAGATCAAAGCCATCCGCCACGTGCGCGAATCGAACATCCCATTTTTTGGAATCTGCTTGGGGATGCAATGCGCGGTGATTGAGTTCGCCCGGAACGTCTGCGGCATTGCCGATGCCAATTCCAGCGAGTTCGCCAAAAGCCCCAACAGCGTGATTGACCTGATGACCGACCAGAAAAACGTGAAAGAAAAAGGGGGGACGATGCGCCTGGGGGCGTATCCCTGCATCCTCGGGAAAAAGACCCGCGCGCTGGTGGCCTACCGCGAACAGTTCATCAGCGAACGCCACCGGCACCGCTACGAAGTCAACAACAATTTCCGCGACGCGCTAACGGCCAACGGGCTGGTCCTGAGCGGCGTTTCCCCCGATGGAAAGCTGGTGGAGATGATCGAAATCCCGGGCCACCCGTGGTTTGTTGGCTGCCAATTCCACCCTGAGTTGAAGTCGCGGTTGGTGGAGCCTCACCCGCTGTTCAAAGCCTTCGTTAAAGCTGCGCTGGCCCACCGTGATGAGGCCACAACAGTGGGGAAGAAAAAGGAGCAAAGCAAAGCCACGAAAACCGTTGGCAAGCCGGCTGTGGCATCCAAAAAGAAGCCTGCAAAACCTGCTGCAAGCAAAGCCGCCGCGCCGCCGCAGGTAAGCGACGATCTTCCCAGCATCAACGGCGACGGCAAAGCAAAAACCGCCAGCGACATCCCGCAGCCCGAGCCGGCCGCTGTGTGA
- a CDS encoding Uma2 family endonuclease, with protein MPLRQPEHGWTYAEYLKLDDDRRYEIIAGELVMAPAPSIGHQRVSRDLGYRLISFVAKHKAGEVLDAPVDVILSPSVVVQPDLVFISNERSSICQERGVFGAPDLVVEIISPGSLARDRHSKLKLYRKHGVKEYWLVDPSSQSVEVLVLNEEGEYDLHSSASGGRGRVKSLVLAGFGVTMGAIFSGK; from the coding sequence ATGCCGCTCCGCCAGCCGGAGCATGGCTGGACCTACGCGGAGTATCTGAAGTTGGATGACGACCGCCGTTATGAGATCATCGCCGGAGAGTTAGTGATGGCACCAGCACCAAGCATCGGACACCAGCGCGTCTCGCGCGATCTTGGGTATCGGCTAATCAGCTTCGTGGCAAAGCACAAAGCAGGGGAGGTGCTTGATGCCCCCGTTGATGTGATCCTCAGCCCCTCCGTGGTTGTGCAGCCGGACCTTGTGTTTATCAGCAATGAGCGGAGCAGCATCTGCCAGGAACGTGGGGTGTTTGGCGCGCCGGACTTGGTGGTGGAGATCATCTCACCCGGGTCGCTGGCTCGTGACCGTCACAGCAAGCTGAAGCTGTACCGGAAGCATGGGGTGAAGGAGTACTGGCTGGTGGATCCATCCAGCCAATCGGTGGAGGTGTTGGTGTTGAACGAGGAAGGGGAGTACGATTTGCATTCATCGGCATCGGGTGGCCGTGGTCGCGTGAAGTCGTTGGTGCTGGCGGGGTTTGGAGTAACGATGGGAGCGATTTTTTCAGGGAAGTAG
- a CDS encoding Uma2 family endonuclease — protein sequence MPTTAEHRLQKARMPLRQPEHGWTYAEYLKLDDDRRYEIIAGELVMAPAPSIGHQLASSSLFFRMFGYAKRHHQLGKLFHAPIDVILSPSVVVQPDLVFISNERSSICQERGVFGAPDLVVEIISPGSLARDRHSKLKLYRKHGVKEYWLVIHPANRWRCWC from the coding sequence ATGCCAACAACCGCAGAACATCGTTTGCAGAAAGCCCGGATGCCGCTCCGCCAGCCGGAGCATGGCTGGACCTACGCGGAGTATCTGAAGTTGGACGACGACCGCCGTTATGAGATCATCGCCGGAGAGTTAGTGATGGCACCAGCACCAAGCATCGGACACCAGTTGGCCTCTTCTTCACTCTTTTTCAGGATGTTCGGCTATGCCAAACGCCACCACCAACTGGGCAAGCTATTTCACGCGCCGATTGATGTGATCCTAAGCCCCTCCGTGGTTGTGCAGCCGGACCTTGTGTTTATCAGCAATGAGCGGAGCAGCATCTGCCAGGAGCGTGGGGTGTTTGGCGCGCCGGACTTGGTGGTGGAGATCATCTCACCCGGGTCGCTGGCTCGTGACCGTCACAGCAAGCTGAAGCTGTACCGGAAGCATGGGGTGAAGGAGTACTGGCTGGTGATCCATCCAGCCAATCGGTGGAGGTGTTGGTGTTGA
- a CDS encoding SRPBCC domain-containing protein: MKAFSVSTIIAASAEKIWNILTDAPNWTRWNTTVEKIVGEIAVGQKVSVFVKVNPKRAFPVRVTQFVPNKKMVWTGGMPLGLFKGERTYTLTEQPNGSTEFAMREEFTGLMAPLITRSIPDLQPVFQEFAAALKQHAEQPKQ, translated from the coding sequence ATGAAAGCATTCAGCGTCAGCACCATCATTGCCGCCTCGGCGGAGAAGATCTGGAATATCCTGACCGATGCCCCAAACTGGACCAGATGGAACACCACCGTGGAGAAGATTGTTGGGGAGATTGCCGTGGGCCAAAAGGTGAGTGTGTTCGTGAAGGTGAATCCGAAACGGGCGTTCCCGGTGCGGGTGACGCAGTTCGTCCCAAACAAAAAAATGGTCTGGACCGGGGGGATGCCGCTGGGCCTGTTCAAAGGGGAGCGAACCTACACCCTGACCGAGCAACCGAACGGCAGCACCGAGTTCGCCATGCGCGAGGAGTTCACCGGATTGATGGCCCCGCTGATCACCCGCTCCATCCCCGACCTGCAGCCGGTGTTCCAGGAATTTGCCGCCGCACTGAAACAGCACGCCGAACAGCCAAAGCAATAG